TCAGGTACGCCGCCCCGGCGGACAGCCCCGCGAACACGCCGGACGTGCGGAGCAGATCGACCGCCGCCGACATCGCGTAGTCGAACGAGACCCAGTGCAGCCGGTCGTACAGCTCGTGCCGCACGTTCCGGAATTCGATCGAGCTCCCGATCCCCGCGATGATCATCTCGGGGTCCTGCGTGTGCCCGGCGCCGAACGTGATGCTCCCGAACGGCTGCACGCCGACCAGGTTCACGTCCCGGCCGCGCTCCCGCAGGTACGCCGCGATCGCGCCGGTCGAGGCGCCCGTGCCGACGCCGCCGACCAGACACAGCGGACCCGCCGGCACCAGCTCCGCGACGAGATCCGCGATCGCGCCGTACCCGAGGTAGTGGATGTCGTCGTGGTACTGCTGCATCCAGTGGTACGTCGGGTTGTCGCGGAGGATCTCGCCGATCCGGCGGACCCGGAGGTTCTGGTCGAGCTGCAGGTTGTTCGACGACGGCACCTGCTCGACGGTCGCGCCGAGGATCTCGAGCTGGATCTTCAGCGTCCGGTCGACCGTGGTCGAACCGACGATGTGGCATCTCATCCCGTACCGGTGGCAGGCGAGCGCGAGTGCGTGCGCGTAGATCCCGCTCGAGCTGTCGATCAGCGTGTCACCGGGCCGGACCTGCCCGGTCTCCAGGAGCCGGCGGACCGCGCCGAGCGCGGAGTACACCTTCATGGTCTCGAACCGCAGGCAGATCAAGTCGTCCCCGGTGCCGGAACTGACGCGGATCGGGTCCGGGTCCTTGATGGCCTCCGCCAGGTGGTCGTGCAGTCGCGTCATCGGCGCGGTTCGCTCCTTGAGTCGGTTGTCAGCACGGGCGGAGATTGTGGGTCGTCGCCGATCCGGGTGGCTGCGACCAGCCGCCGGGTCAGCTCGTGGTGCGGCTCGGTCGTGATCGTCGCGGGCGGACCCTGCTCGACCACCCGGCCGGCGTCGAGGACCAGGACCCGGTCCGCGACGGCGGCGACCAGGCGCAAGTCGTGACCGATCCAGATCAGCGCCGTACCGCGGTCCTTGAGCTCGGTCAGGAGATCGAGGACGAGCGCCGTACCGTGGTCGTCGAGGGCGGTGGTGATCTCGTCGCAGATCAGTACGTCGGGTTTCGCCAGCACTGCTCGCGCAAGGGCTGCGCGTTGCAGTTCACCGCCGGACAGGCGGCTCGGCGGGCGGGCGGCGGTGATCGCGGCGACGCCGAGACGGGCGAGCGTGGCGACGGCTTCGGCGTGCGCCTGGTCCGGCGCGAGTCCGCGGAGGCGTTGCGCCGTACGGGCGACCTGCTGGTCGACGGGCCGCCGTTCGTCGAAGGAGCCGCGGACCTCCTGCCAGACGTACTGAACGCGGCGGTGCTGGTCGCGGGTGCGCCTCCGGAGGACGGGGAGCGGTTCGTCGTCGAGCAGGATGGTGCCGGTGTAGCGCTCGTGCAAGCCGGCCAGGCAGCGGGCCAAGGTGGTCTTGCCACTGCCGGAGCGGCCGACGACCCCGAGACAGGCGCCGGCGCGGACGGCGAGGTCGGCCTCGTGCAGGACGACATCGCGGCCGCGAGGGCGCAGCGAGGCGGACAGGTTCATTGCCGTTAGCAACGGTTGCCCGGCGACGGAGGTTCCCTTGACGTCCAGATCCGGTGTGGGAGGGAGTACGTCGGTGGCGATCACCTGACCCGCATCGAGGACGACGATGCGGGACGCGAGGGCGCGGACCAGGTCGAGATCGTGACTGAGCAGCAAGATGCCTAGGCCGGTGGCGGCGAGCTCTCTGAGTTCGTGGACGAGTTGCAGCCGGGTGATCGAGTCGAGGCCGGTGCTCGGCTCGTCGAGCACGAGCACCTTCGGCTGGCAGGTGAGCGTCTGCGCGAGCGCTACTCGCTGCCGTTGACCGCCGGAGAACTGGTGCGGAAAACGTTTGAGGGTGGCGAGATCTCCGGGCAGTTGGGCCGCGCGGACGGCCTCGCCCGGGTCGCCGTTATGCAGCTTCGCGAGCTCCTGCAGCGTCGTGCCGATGCGTCGAGCTGGGTTCAGTGCACTGCCGGGGTGCTGCGGCATGTAGGCGACGACGCGGCCGCGTACCGCCGACGCGGCGGCGGTCACTCCGTTGCTGTCGACAACCAGTTGCCCGTCGACCTCGACCCGTCCGGCCAGTCGTACGCCGTCACCGTGTTCGCCTAGCAGTGCTAGCGCCGAGGTGGTCTTCCCCGACCCGGAGGCGCCGACCAGAGCGGTCACCTCCCCCGCCACAACCTCGAACGAAACCCCGTCCACCAACGCCGCGTCCCCCGCGGCAGCGGACAGCCCAGTCACGCGCACCAGCGGCGTAGTCGCATGCTCGCCACGAGCAGGAACGCCCGGCGTCACTTCGTGCTCTCCACGAGGCGGCGTGACCTGTGGACGAGGCGGTCGGCTAGGAGGTTGAAGCCGAGGGTGAAGGACACGAGGAGGAGCGCCGGAGCGAGCA
This Kribbella sp. NBC_00482 DNA region includes the following protein-coding sequences:
- a CDS encoding pyridoxal-phosphate dependent enzyme is translated as MTRLHDHLAEAIKDPDPIRVSSGTGDDLICLRFETMKVYSALGAVRRLLETGQVRPGDTLIDSSSGIYAHALALACHRYGMRCHIVGSTTVDRTLKIQLEILGATVEQVPSSNNLQLDQNLRVRRIGEILRDNPTYHWMQQYHDDIHYLGYGAIADLVAELVPAGPLCLVGGVGTGASTGAIAAYLRERGRDVNLVGVQPFGSITFGAGHTQDPEMIIAGIGSSIEFRNVRHELYDRLHWVSFDYAMSAAVDLLRTSGVFAGLSAGAAYLTALWEHNCDRGRKHVFLAADTGTRYVESAFARHAEARPMASMRPREIDSLDELAVPWSAMSWDRRESAQARREEFPSATPSH
- a CDS encoding ABC transporter ATP-binding protein, with translation MTPGVPARGEHATTPLVRVTGLSAAAGDAALVDGVSFEVVAGEVTALVGASGSGKTTSALALLGEHGDGVRLAGRVEVDGQLVVDSNGVTAAASAVRGRVVAYMPQHPGSALNPARRIGTTLQELAKLHNGDPGEAVRAAQLPGDLATLKRFPHQFSGGQRQRVALAQTLTCQPKVLVLDEPSTGLDSITRLQLVHELRELAATGLGILLLSHDLDLVRALASRIVVLDAGQVIATDVLPPTPDLDVKGTSVAGQPLLTAMNLSASLRPRGRDVVLHEADLAVRAGACLGVVGRSGSGKTTLARCLAGLHERYTGTILLDDEPLPVLRRRTRDQHRRVQYVWQEVRGSFDERRPVDQQVARTAQRLRGLAPDQAHAEAVATLARLGVAAITAARPPSRLSGGELQRAALARAVLAKPDVLICDEITTALDDHGTALVLDLLTELKDRGTALIWIGHDLRLVAAVADRVLVLDAGRVVEQGPPATITTEPHHELTRRLVAATRIGDDPQSPPVLTTDSRSEPRR